One part of the Corynebacterium sp. CNCTC7651 genome encodes these proteins:
- a CDS encoding helix-turn-helix transcriptional regulator, whose amino-acid sequence MLTIASRLDVMNRLGRAMADPTRSRILMTLLDGPSYPAVLSESLDLTRSNVSNHLSCLRDCGIVVAEPEGRKTRYEIADPHLAAALDALVNATLAVDENAPCIDPECSVPGCDQKGADA is encoded by the coding sequence ATGCTGACTATTGCTTCGCGCCTCGACGTCATGAACCGGCTCGGCCGGGCTATGGCCGATCCGACGCGCTCCCGAATCCTGATGACCTTACTAGACGGTCCGAGCTACCCGGCCGTGCTCTCGGAAAGCTTGGATCTGACCCGCTCGAACGTCTCGAACCACCTGTCCTGCCTGCGCGATTGTGGCATTGTCGTCGCCGAGCCGGAGGGCCGCAAGACCCGCTACGAAATCGCCGATCCGCATCTTGCGGCAGCGCTCGACGCGCTGGTAAACGCGACGCTGGCTGTCGACGAAAATGCCCCCTGCATCGACCCTGAGTGCTCGGTACCCGGCTGCGACCAGAAAGGAGCGGACGCATGA
- a CDS encoding ABC transporter ATP-binding protein has protein sequence MLEINGVHKTFFPGTANERVALDGVTLALAEGDFVSIIGSNGAGKSTLLNTVSGRLRPDQGTVRIDGTDVTKMHEHQRAKLIGRVFQDPLAGTAPNLTIEENLSLAYLRGKSRGLGRALNQQRRDIFVDQLKSLELGLENRLTHKVGLLSGGQRQALSLLMAGFTQPKVMLLDEHTAALDPERAALVTDLTHSIVEEGGLTTLMVTHNMEQALRVGNRLIMMHEGKIVWEADNATKKSLTVHDLLAQFAKIKGATLSDKAFLG, from the coding sequence ATGCTTGAGATAAACGGCGTCCACAAGACGTTCTTCCCGGGCACGGCCAATGAGCGCGTGGCCCTCGACGGCGTCACGCTCGCCCTGGCGGAGGGGGACTTCGTCTCCATCATCGGCTCCAACGGCGCCGGCAAGTCGACGCTGCTCAACACCGTCTCCGGCAGGTTGCGCCCCGATCAGGGCACCGTGCGTATCGACGGCACCGATGTCACCAAAATGCACGAACACCAGCGCGCCAAGCTGATCGGCCGCGTGTTCCAAGACCCGCTTGCGGGCACGGCACCGAACCTCACCATCGAGGAAAACCTCTCCCTCGCCTACCTACGCGGCAAGTCGCGCGGCCTGGGGCGGGCCCTGAATCAGCAGCGCCGCGATATCTTCGTCGATCAGCTGAAATCGTTGGAACTGGGGCTGGAGAACCGCCTCACCCACAAGGTGGGCTTGCTCTCCGGCGGCCAGCGTCAAGCGCTCTCGCTGCTCATGGCCGGCTTCACCCAACCGAAGGTGATGCTGCTTGACGAGCACACCGCAGCCCTCGACCCTGAGCGCGCCGCGCTTGTCACCGACTTGACGCACTCCATCGTGGAAGAGGGTGGGCTGACCACGCTCATGGTCACCCACAACATGGAGCAGGCGCTGCGTGTGGGCAACCGCTTAATCATGATGCACGAAGGCAAGATTGTCTGGGAGGCGGACAACGCCACCAAGAAGTCGCTCACCGTCCACGACCTGCTCGCGCAGTTCGCCAAGATCAAGGGCGCGACGCTGTCCGACAAGGCCTTCTTGGGCTAA
- a CDS encoding NAD(P)-binding domain-containing protein yields the protein MAEHHTAIVVGGGQSGLATAYYLQRFKVDFLVLDNHEEPGGAWLHAWPSLTLFSAAGFSNLPGWPMPQYPGYPPASHVIDYLENYERRYDLPVRRPVHVRSVSHEGGMFYLDSTAGQFTAEHVVAATGTWSAPFVPHYPGTFHGRQWHSSTYPGPEPFRGAKVAVVGGANSGAQIAADLIGTSEVTWFTLEPPRWMPDDVDGRDLFLRSRRRILGGDSGPNLGDIVALPHLRELRNSGQLTATPIFDSLSELDHDHLIWCTGFRPALGPFRHLMHGRETAVKNLHLVGYGNWTGDGSATLMGVGPFAKHTAQVIAGRVDELSASLAQPAGRSKSR from the coding sequence TTGGCTGAGCATCACACGGCCATCGTCGTCGGTGGTGGCCAGTCCGGCCTAGCCACGGCATACTACCTGCAGCGTTTTAAAGTGGATTTCTTGGTCTTAGACAACCATGAGGAACCTGGGGGAGCGTGGTTGCACGCGTGGCCCTCACTGACGCTTTTCTCCGCCGCGGGGTTCTCCAATCTGCCCGGCTGGCCGATGCCGCAATACCCGGGGTACCCGCCGGCAAGCCATGTCATCGACTATCTCGAAAACTACGAACGACGGTACGACCTCCCGGTGAGGCGCCCAGTGCACGTTCGCAGCGTGTCCCATGAGGGAGGGATGTTCTACCTAGATTCGACCGCCGGCCAATTCACAGCGGAACATGTTGTCGCGGCCACAGGCACGTGGTCCGCGCCGTTCGTGCCCCACTATCCCGGTACCTTCCACGGACGCCAGTGGCACTCGTCTACCTACCCGGGTCCCGAACCATTCCGCGGCGCGAAGGTCGCGGTGGTCGGTGGGGCGAACTCGGGTGCCCAGATCGCCGCTGACCTCATCGGGACGTCGGAGGTCACATGGTTCACACTTGAGCCGCCGCGCTGGATGCCTGACGATGTCGATGGCCGCGATCTCTTTCTCCGCAGCCGCCGCCGGATTCTCGGCGGCGATTCCGGCCCGAACCTGGGAGACATTGTCGCGCTTCCTCATCTACGTGAGCTCCGCAACTCCGGTCAGCTCACCGCTACCCCCATCTTCGACAGCTTGAGCGAGCTCGACCACGACCACCTGATTTGGTGCACTGGTTTCCGTCCGGCCCTCGGCCCGTTCCGCCACCTCATGCACGGCCGCGAAACCGCGGTGAAGAATCTGCATCTCGTCGGTTACGGCAATTGGACCGGCGATGGCTCGGCAACGCTGATGGGTGTGGGGCCCTTTGCCAAGCACACTGCCCAGGTTATCGCGGGCCGTGTCGATGAACTCAGCGCTTCGCTTGCGCAGCCCGCAGGCCGTTCAAAATCACGATGA
- a CDS encoding VOC family protein, giving the protein MRDSTFAIRQITFDCNDPSRLAEFWSSATGCEIVADYGDFVMVGSTPALGFQRVADPTPGKNRVHIDGGGTEREALVERLKMLGATELGSHEAPGLVWTVMQDPEGNEFCVGSPEA; this is encoded by the coding sequence ATGCGTGACTCAACTTTCGCTATCCGCCAGATAACCTTCGACTGCAACGATCCCTCTCGGCTCGCCGAATTCTGGTCCTCCGCGACAGGGTGCGAGATTGTCGCCGACTACGGAGACTTTGTCATGGTCGGCTCCACCCCGGCACTAGGTTTTCAGCGCGTTGCCGACCCCACCCCCGGTAAAAACCGCGTTCACATCGACGGCGGCGGCACTGAACGCGAAGCCCTAGTGGAGCGCCTCAAGATGTTGGGTGCCACTGAACTCGGCAGTCATGAGGCACCGGGACTCGTTTGGACCGTTATGCAGGATCCAGAAGGCAACGAGTTTTGCGTGGGCAGCCCCGAAGCGTAA
- a CDS encoding ABC transporter permease: MIGALELGILYGVMALGVYLTFRVLNFADLTVDGSFTAGGGTAAMLIINGVNPLLATLAGFVVGFGAGIITGVLHTKGGIDGLLAGILTQIGLWSINLRIMGSANLPLLRQDTVFTPLRDRGLIGSWGGVAILLAVVLVLALIVFWFLSTDLGLAIRATGDNGPMITSFGVSTDNTKILTLALSNGLVGLAGAAVAQYQGFADISMGIGLIVVGLASVIVGQAIIGQRKLLQGILAVVVGAIVYRLIIFFALQLGLNPNDMKLVSAVLVVIALLLPKFQSMGKGIANPGGKKVKTHA, from the coding sequence ATGATTGGCGCGCTCGAACTCGGCATCCTTTACGGCGTGATGGCGCTGGGGGTCTACTTGACCTTCCGCGTCCTTAACTTCGCCGATCTGACGGTGGACGGCTCGTTCACCGCCGGCGGCGGCACCGCAGCCATGCTCATCATCAACGGTGTCAACCCCCTGCTCGCCACCCTGGCGGGCTTCGTGGTGGGCTTCGGCGCAGGCATCATCACAGGTGTCCTGCACACCAAGGGCGGCATCGACGGTCTTTTGGCAGGTATTCTCACCCAGATTGGCCTGTGGTCGATCAACCTGCGCATCATGGGCAGCGCCAACCTGCCGCTGCTGCGCCAAGACACGGTGTTCACGCCGCTGCGTGACCGCGGGCTCATCGGCAGTTGGGGCGGCGTGGCCATCCTGCTTGCGGTGGTGCTCGTGCTTGCGCTGATCGTGTTCTGGTTCCTCTCCACCGATCTCGGGCTGGCCATCCGCGCCACCGGCGACAACGGCCCGATGATCACGTCATTCGGCGTGTCCACGGACAACACCAAGATCCTCACCTTAGCGCTCTCCAACGGCCTGGTGGGCCTCGCCGGTGCGGCAGTTGCGCAGTACCAGGGCTTCGCGGACATCTCGATGGGCATCGGGCTCATCGTGGTCGGCCTCGCTTCCGTGATCGTTGGCCAGGCAATCATCGGCCAGCGCAAGCTGCTGCAAGGCATCCTCGCAGTGGTCGTCGGTGCGATTGTGTACCGCCTCATCATCTTCTTCGCCTTGCAGCTAGGCCTGAACCCGAACGACATGAAGCTGGTGTCCGCCGTGCTGGTGGTCATTGCGCTCCTGCTGCCCAAGTTCCAATCCATGGGTAAAGGCATTGCCAACCCCGGCGGGAAGAAGGTGAAAACCCATGCTTGA
- a CDS encoding MerR family transcriptional regulator has protein sequence MADGIEYTISEAAEALGISTKALRHWETLGLIAPARTWADHRVYSEADLKRGAAIALYRGVGVPLAQIAQLLDASGADLTRALKHHQEALASRRRTLDAQLTSVQHLIDNATKGSIDMDAMKKYLGEDMPAYQEEAEQRWGDTPEWAQSQEKLAQMGEGDFKRLQEEQDALAADLIAARDSGVEPGSEEAEALVERHRASIAQWYEATPARQLILARMYVDDARFHEAYGGAQDYLLELVTAHAAAEGVDVGNPQWG, from the coding sequence ATGGCAGATGGTATCGAATACACAATCAGCGAGGCCGCAGAAGCCCTCGGCATTTCCACCAAGGCGCTGCGCCACTGGGAGACGCTCGGCCTCATCGCACCCGCGCGCACGTGGGCCGACCACCGCGTTTACAGCGAGGCGGACCTCAAGCGCGGCGCGGCCATCGCCCTCTACCGCGGAGTCGGCGTGCCGCTTGCGCAGATCGCGCAGCTTCTCGACGCCTCCGGAGCCGACCTCACCCGCGCCCTCAAGCACCACCAAGAAGCACTCGCTTCTCGACGGCGCACGCTCGACGCCCAACTCACATCTGTCCAGCACCTCATTGACAACGCAACGAAAGGATCTATCGACATGGACGCAATGAAGAAGTACCTCGGCGAAGATATGCCCGCCTACCAGGAGGAGGCTGAGCAGCGCTGGGGTGATACCCCGGAGTGGGCGCAGTCCCAGGAAAAGCTCGCTCAAATGGGCGAAGGCGACTTCAAGCGCCTGCAGGAAGAACAGGACGCACTCGCCGCGGATCTGATCGCCGCACGCGATTCCGGCGTGGAACCCGGCTCCGAGGAAGCCGAAGCACTGGTGGAGCGCCACCGCGCAAGCATCGCCCAGTGGTACGAGGCGACCCCGGCTCGCCAGCTCATCCTCGCGCGCATGTACGTTGACGACGCGCGCTTCCACGAAGCCTACGGCGGCGCGCAAGACTACCTGCTCGAGCTGGTCACCGCCCACGCGGCGGCCGAAGGTGTGGATGTGGGCAACCCGCAGTGGGGTTAG
- the chrA gene encoding chromate efflux transporter, giving the protein MLPGTSAGHSVQSLPVLEVLRIFTRLGLTSFGGPTAHLGYFRDEFVEKRKWMTDEEYADLVALCQFMPGPASSQVGMAIGLKRAGYAGMLAAWIGFTMPSVIALVIFALGVGQLGDIADAGWLAGLKAAAVAVVAQAVLGMSKSIVTDGKRAAVALAAFVLVLLVASPFTQVGVIALGMAAGVALFGLGEKQGAQSASGVVGTKVRTQSRAVGAAALAAFAGLLVALPALAGMTRSTGMDIFDSFYRSGALVFGGGHVVLPLLEQATVPAGLVDHDTFLAGYGAAQAVPGPLFTFASFLGASANGTNWLWGATLATVAIFLPAALLVIGVMPFWDQLRQHRLASAALAGANAAVVGILAAALYNPVFTAGITGPVTMAIAAAAFVALHMWKLPPWAVVVAAAVIGGVAA; this is encoded by the coding sequence ATGCTGCCGGGCACTTCAGCTGGGCACTCGGTACAGTCCCTACCTGTGCTTGAAGTACTACGTATTTTCACCCGCCTTGGCCTCACCTCTTTCGGCGGCCCGACGGCTCACCTGGGCTACTTCCGCGACGAATTCGTGGAGAAGCGCAAGTGGATGACGGACGAGGAATACGCAGACCTGGTGGCGCTGTGTCAATTCATGCCCGGCCCCGCGTCGAGCCAGGTGGGGATGGCGATCGGCCTGAAGCGAGCAGGCTATGCAGGCATGCTTGCTGCGTGGATCGGCTTCACCATGCCATCGGTGATCGCGCTGGTGATCTTCGCGCTCGGCGTGGGGCAGCTCGGGGACATTGCCGACGCCGGCTGGCTGGCCGGCCTGAAGGCCGCGGCCGTGGCGGTCGTAGCGCAGGCGGTGTTGGGCATGAGCAAGAGCATCGTCACCGACGGCAAGCGGGCGGCGGTCGCGCTCGCGGCATTCGTGCTGGTGCTGCTCGTGGCTAGCCCGTTCACGCAGGTCGGTGTGATTGCGCTCGGCATGGCGGCTGGCGTGGCGCTCTTTGGCCTCGGGGAAAAGCAGGGGGCCCAGTCGGCGAGCGGCGTGGTAGGCACGAAGGTGCGCACCCAATCCCGCGCGGTCGGAGCAGCGGCCCTCGCGGCGTTTGCCGGGCTGCTGGTCGCCCTGCCGGCACTTGCCGGAATGACGCGCTCCACCGGCATGGATATTTTCGACAGCTTCTACCGCTCTGGTGCGCTAGTGTTTGGCGGCGGCCACGTCGTCCTGCCGCTGCTGGAGCAGGCGACGGTGCCGGCGGGCCTGGTCGACCACGACACGTTCCTCGCCGGCTACGGCGCCGCGCAGGCGGTACCGGGTCCGCTGTTCACGTTCGCTTCCTTCCTGGGTGCATCCGCGAACGGCACCAACTGGCTGTGGGGTGCCACTTTGGCTACGGTGGCGATCTTCCTGCCCGCGGCTTTGCTGGTCATCGGCGTGATGCCGTTCTGGGATCAGCTGCGCCAGCACCGCCTCGCGTCCGCGGCGTTGGCTGGCGCGAACGCCGCGGTGGTGGGTATCCTCGCCGCCGCGCTGTACAACCCAGTGTTCACCGCCGGCATCACCGGTCCCGTCACCATGGCGATTGCCGCCGCCGCGTTCGTGGCGCTGCACATGTGGAAGCTCCCGCCGTGGGCGGTGGTTGTCGCGGCAGCCGTTATCGGCGGGGTTGCGGCGTAA
- the arfB gene encoding alternative ribosome rescue aminoacyl-tRNA hydrolase ArfB codes for MQDLTIAPGPGIPGGFVVAAADLTERFAKASGPGGQGVNTTDSKVQLSIDIAACASLSDAQRRRALHNLEHRLDGTVLTVSASTQRSQVRNRAEARERMAALLREALAPPPPPRRKTKPTRGSVRRRLEAKKRRSELKSTRRRPRLP; via the coding sequence ATGCAGGACCTGACCATCGCACCCGGCCCGGGTATCCCCGGCGGCTTCGTCGTCGCCGCCGCGGATCTGACGGAGCGGTTTGCGAAGGCGTCGGGCCCCGGCGGCCAGGGCGTCAACACCACCGACAGTAAGGTGCAGCTCTCCATCGACATCGCGGCGTGCGCATCGCTTTCCGACGCCCAACGCCGCCGCGCCCTCCACAACCTCGAACACCGCCTAGACGGCACTGTGCTCACCGTGAGCGCGTCGACGCAGCGCTCGCAGGTCCGTAACCGCGCCGAGGCGCGAGAGCGCATGGCCGCCCTATTGCGTGAGGCGCTCGCCCCACCGCCTCCCCCGCGGCGGAAAACGAAGCCGACGCGTGGCTCGGTGCGGCGCCGTCTCGAAGCGAAGAAGCGGCGCTCGGAGCTGAAGTCGACGAGGCGCCGGCCCCGGCTGCCGTAA
- a CDS encoding DUF488 family protein — protein MRIFTVGHSNLEFAEFVRMLRTAGVESIVDVRKLPGSRKYPWFNDDYLTAHLPEDGIAYSRSAGLTGRRNVSRTVPFKVNGNWRNRSSTTTPTTPLATSSWPRLMPFETRPLKPLPR, from the coding sequence ATGCGTATTTTCACCGTAGGCCACTCCAATCTCGAGTTTGCAGAGTTTGTGCGGATGCTCCGTACTGCCGGCGTTGAGTCGATCGTTGATGTGCGCAAGCTCCCCGGGTCTCGGAAGTACCCGTGGTTCAACGACGACTACCTCACCGCCCACCTGCCCGAGGACGGCATCGCCTACAGCCGCAGCGCGGGGCTCACCGGCCGCCGCAACGTCTCACGTACCGTTCCCTTCAAGGTCAACGGCAACTGGCGCAACCGCAGTTCCACAACTACGCCGACCACGCCCTTGGCGACGAGTTCGTGGCCACGCTTGATGCCCTTCGAGACCAGGCCGCTGAAACCCCTACCGCGGTGA
- a CDS encoding Dyp-type peroxidase — translation MTSRNQAEVTQTVILPQSRDALFITLGFKEGGEEAALEALSSLSSLTNGVGFRYPKAHLTAVAGIGATMWDRLFALDKPEHLHEFVELHGAKHHAPSTPGDLFFHIRSDEFDVAFELARRINAIVEDHIDYHDEVHAFQYQDFRDPLGFVDGTESPRGQEGVEVAIIRDGIWKGGSYIVEQKYVHNLKDWNTLPVEEQEQVIGRTKHSDIELDEKAPNSHVAVNQVEDEDGNGLEIVRNNLSFGDALGKQGTFFMSYARDPRVTEVMLRRMFIGEPEGNYDRILDFSEALTGCNFFAPPRVFLDHCADYAHAHLRPDEDPQPNQPAINLPQGKAVFPDRSDVPTSHNAEDVEAARARYKGALRRQQ, via the coding sequence ATGACAAGCAGGAACCAGGCAGAAGTTACCCAGACCGTGATTCTCCCGCAGTCGCGGGACGCGCTGTTTATTACCCTCGGCTTCAAGGAAGGCGGCGAGGAGGCCGCGCTCGAGGCACTTTCCAGCCTGTCCAGCCTCACCAACGGCGTGGGCTTCCGGTACCCGAAGGCGCACCTGACCGCGGTGGCCGGCATCGGCGCGACAATGTGGGACCGGCTTTTCGCACTGGACAAACCGGAGCACCTGCACGAGTTCGTCGAGCTCCACGGCGCGAAGCACCACGCGCCGTCCACGCCGGGCGACCTGTTCTTCCACATCCGGTCCGACGAATTCGACGTCGCCTTCGAGCTCGCCCGCCGCATCAACGCGATCGTGGAGGACCACATCGACTACCACGACGAGGTTCACGCCTTCCAGTACCAGGATTTCCGCGACCCGCTCGGCTTCGTCGATGGCACCGAGAGCCCCCGCGGCCAGGAGGGCGTGGAGGTTGCGATCATCCGCGACGGCATCTGGAAGGGCGGCAGCTACATCGTCGAGCAGAAGTACGTGCACAACCTCAAGGACTGGAACACCCTGCCGGTGGAGGAGCAGGAGCAGGTCATCGGCCGCACGAAGCATTCCGACATCGAGCTGGATGAGAAGGCCCCGAACAGCCACGTGGCCGTCAATCAGGTTGAGGACGAGGACGGCAACGGCCTAGAGATCGTGCGCAACAACCTCTCGTTCGGCGACGCGCTGGGCAAGCAGGGCACCTTCTTCATGAGCTACGCCCGCGACCCCCGCGTCACCGAAGTGATGCTGCGCCGCATGTTCATCGGCGAGCCGGAGGGCAACTACGACCGCATCCTGGACTTCTCCGAGGCGCTGACGGGCTGCAACTTCTTTGCTCCGCCGCGCGTGTTCTTGGACCACTGCGCCGACTACGCGCACGCCCACCTGCGCCCCGATGAGGACCCGCAGCCGAACCAGCCTGCCATCAACTTGCCGCAAGGCAAGGCGGTCTTCCCGGACCGGTCGGATGTGCCCACCTCCCACAACGCCGAGGACGTCGAGGCTGCGAGGGCCCGTTACAAAGGCGCGCTCCGCCGGCAGCAGTAG
- a CDS encoding DUF1707 domain-containing protein, whose amino-acid sequence MDEIRVGDAERSDALDRLGTLFADGYLDVGEFEERTGQAAVARTRGELSMLFNDLPAEPVALEKRTPSEVELDEKLAAKRKMDTAIYTTLICGLAVYLVLQIGLDLDFAWVVWPMMGALAFAWYAVFDISDEEDEILEELLEKERSDRAERLKLAAERRKELGK is encoded by the coding sequence ATGGACGAAATCCGCGTGGGCGACGCCGAGCGCTCGGACGCGCTGGACCGGCTGGGCACACTGTTCGCAGACGGCTACCTTGATGTGGGAGAGTTCGAAGAACGCACAGGTCAAGCCGCGGTTGCGCGCACTCGCGGGGAGCTTTCAATGCTTTTCAACGACCTCCCGGCCGAACCGGTCGCATTGGAGAAGCGGACGCCGTCCGAGGTCGAACTGGATGAGAAACTTGCAGCGAAGCGGAAGATGGACACCGCGATCTACACCACCCTCATTTGCGGCTTGGCGGTCTATTTGGTGCTGCAGATTGGGCTGGATCTGGACTTCGCCTGGGTGGTGTGGCCGATGATGGGCGCACTCGCGTTCGCTTGGTACGCCGTCTTCGACATCTCCGACGAGGAAGATGAGATCCTCGAGGAACTGCTGGAGAAGGAACGTTCTGATCGCGCCGAGCGGCTGAAACTCGCCGCCGAGCGACGCAAGGAGCTTGGGAAATAG
- a CDS encoding HigA family addiction module antitoxin: MEDFLNEMGITQHKLAVSIGVPPRRINEIAHGKRAITADTALRLAKFFGVSPQFWLGLQTQYDLDEAEDRILAEIEAIQPLQVARA, from the coding sequence ATGGAGGATTTCCTCAATGAAATGGGTATCACCCAGCACAAGCTCGCCGTTTCCATCGGCGTTCCCCCGCGCCGGATCAACGAGATCGCCCACGGAAAGCGTGCGATCACTGCTGACACGGCACTCCGCTTGGCAAAGTTCTTTGGGGTGAGCCCGCAATTCTGGCTTGGATTGCAGACTCAGTACGACCTCGATGAGGCGGAGGATCGAATTCTGGCCGAGATCGAGGCTATTCAGCCGCTGCAGGTCGCCCGTGCCTGA
- a CDS encoding DUF488 domain-containing protein encodes MATLDALRDQAAETPTAVMCSEAVWWRCHRRIIADHLLAHGDEVLHVTGLGAEGASISEATLNEGAVIGDDPSCATPHRPKRAARVTDRDYCCRRSAPL; translated from the coding sequence GTGGCCACGCTTGATGCCCTTCGAGACCAGGCCGCTGAAACCCCTACCGCGGTGATGTGCTCAGAAGCGGTGTGGTGGCGTTGCCACCGCCGCATCATCGCCGACCACTTGCTTGCGCACGGGGACGAGGTGTTGCATGTGACGGGGCTGGGGGCCGAAGGTGCGTCGATAAGTGAGGCAACCTTGAACGAAGGCGCGGTAATCGGCGACGACCCCTCGTGCGCTACCCCGCACCGCCCGAAACGAGCGGCCAGGGTGACTGACCGCGACTACTGCTGCCGGCGGAGCGCGCCTTTGTAA
- a CDS encoding cation-translocating P-type ATPase — MSSACGCEHTPAPEIEEPDRPWWKDPELLLPIFSGVALCIGLALDWNGLETPAKVLFWAGLLLGASTFAPGAIQNLVTKRKLGIGLLMTISAVGAVILGFVGEAAALAFLYSIAEALEDKAMDRAQGGLRALLKLVPQTATVLRDGTAVEVAAKNLMVGELMLVRPGERIATDGIIRSGRSSLDTSAITGESIPQEVAPGDEVPAGAINSAGVLEVETTAAGTDNSLTTIVNLVEQAQAEKGDRARIADRIARPLVPGVMILAVLVGVIGSLLGDPETWITRALVVLVAASPCALAISVPLTVVAAIGAASRFGVVIKSGAAFERLGGIRHLAVDKTGTLTRNQPEVTGVVPADGFDRAQVLAFAAAVEQQSTHPLAAAIAAAGPEVPAALDITEEAGHGIGGTVDGRRVLVGSPRWIDAGPLKADVERMESEGQTCVLVTVDDTLAGAIGVRDELRPEVPEAVQTLHANGVEVSMLTGDNIRTARALAEIAGIDDVRAELRPEDKASIVAEFSSKTPTAMIGDGINDAPALAGATVGIAMGATGSDAAIESADVAFTGHDLRLIPQALQHARRGSRIINQNIVLSLAIIIVLMPLAISGVLGLAAVVLVHEVAEVIVILNGLRAAQAKR, encoded by the coding sequence ATGAGTTCCGCATGTGGATGCGAACACACACCCGCCCCGGAGATCGAAGAGCCCGATCGGCCGTGGTGGAAGGACCCCGAGCTTCTGCTACCGATCTTCTCCGGCGTAGCTCTCTGCATCGGCCTGGCGCTGGATTGGAACGGGCTTGAGACGCCCGCGAAGGTACTGTTTTGGGCCGGCCTGCTGTTGGGTGCGTCCACGTTCGCGCCTGGAGCGATCCAGAACCTTGTCACGAAGCGCAAGCTCGGCATTGGTTTGCTGATGACGATCAGCGCGGTCGGCGCGGTGATCCTCGGCTTCGTCGGAGAGGCCGCGGCGCTAGCGTTCCTGTACTCGATCGCTGAGGCGCTGGAGGACAAGGCAATGGACCGGGCCCAGGGCGGACTGCGGGCACTGTTGAAGTTGGTACCGCAGACCGCGACGGTGCTGCGCGACGGCACGGCGGTCGAGGTCGCAGCGAAGAACCTCATGGTTGGCGAGCTAATGCTCGTGCGCCCCGGGGAGCGGATTGCCACGGACGGCATCATTCGGTCCGGGCGCTCTAGCCTTGACACCTCAGCGATCACCGGAGAATCCATTCCGCAAGAGGTTGCGCCCGGCGACGAGGTTCCCGCGGGAGCGATCAACTCCGCCGGTGTACTGGAGGTCGAGACGACCGCAGCTGGCACGGACAACTCGCTGACCACAATCGTGAACCTGGTCGAGCAAGCGCAGGCGGAAAAGGGCGACCGTGCCCGGATCGCCGACCGGATTGCCCGCCCCTTAGTGCCCGGGGTGATGATCCTGGCGGTGCTGGTCGGCGTGATCGGCTCGCTGCTGGGCGACCCCGAGACGTGGATTACCCGTGCGCTGGTTGTCCTGGTCGCAGCGTCGCCATGCGCGCTGGCAATCTCCGTGCCGCTGACGGTAGTGGCCGCGATCGGCGCGGCCAGCCGGTTCGGAGTCGTCATCAAGTCCGGCGCGGCGTTCGAGCGGCTCGGCGGCATCCGTCACCTGGCGGTGGATAAGACCGGAACCCTCACCCGCAACCAGCCCGAGGTTACCGGCGTAGTCCCGGCAGACGGATTCGATCGGGCGCAGGTGCTTGCCTTCGCGGCGGCAGTTGAGCAGCAATCAACACACCCCCTCGCCGCGGCGATCGCGGCAGCCGGGCCCGAAGTGCCCGCCGCCCTAGACATCACAGAGGAAGCCGGGCACGGCATCGGCGGCACCGTCGACGGTCGACGGGTGCTGGTGGGCAGCCCCCGGTGGATAGACGCCGGGCCGCTGAAAGCAGACGTTGAACGAATGGAGTCCGAGGGTCAGACCTGCGTCCTAGTCACCGTCGATGACACCCTCGCCGGGGCGATCGGGGTCCGCGACGAGCTGCGGCCCGAGGTACCCGAAGCCGTACAGACCCTGCACGCCAACGGCGTGGAAGTGAGCATGCTCACCGGCGACAACATCCGCACCGCTCGGGCACTGGCTGAAATCGCCGGAATCGACGACGTGCGCGCCGAGCTGCGCCCGGAGGACAAAGCAAGCATCGTCGCCGAATTCTCCTCCAAGACACCGACGGCGATGATCGGCGACGGCATCAACGACGCGCCGGCACTGGCGGGCGCAACGGTGGGCATCGCGATGGGGGCGACCGGCTCTGACGCCGCGATCGAGTCCGCTGACGTCGCCTTCACCGGCCACGACCTCCGGCTGATCCCGCAGGCGCTGCAGCACGCCCGCCGAGGCAGCAGGATCATCAACCAGAACATCGTGCTGTCTCTGGCCATCATCATCGTGTTGATGCCGCTGGCGATCAGCGGCGTGTTGGGCCTGGCCGCCGTCGTGTTGGTTCACGAGGTCGCCGAAGTCATCGTGATTTTGAACGGCCTGCGGGCTGCGCAAGCGAAGCGCTGA